In Vanessa cardui chromosome 6, ilVanCard2.1, whole genome shotgun sequence, the following proteins share a genomic window:
- the LOC124530262 gene encoding cytochrome P450 6B6-like has product MIGLTLCIVAIFFLYLYGKRNHKYWELKGVKHDQPLPFFGNNARNYFMRKSVTELFTELYLKYSNEKVVGFYRASRAELIIKDPEMVKRILITDFSHFYPRGLNQHKKEIEPMLRNLFFADGDIWKLLRQRMTPAFSSGKLKAMFPLIVERAEKLQARALAAAAAGKAIDARDLMARYTTDFIGACGFGLDSDSLQDENSAFRRLGATIFKIGPKEIFIIALKQLFPNMFKKLKSLSRVEKQILQLVDAVQRQRNYKPSGRNDFIDLLLESKMKGTIVGDSIERIKPDGKPEVATLELDDELIAAQVFVFFAAGFETSSSATSITLHELAYNPEVQEKVHEEIDRVLEKYDNKLSYDAIKEMSYLESTFKEGMRIFPSLGFLIRECARKYTFEDINLTIDKGVRVIVPLQAMHNDPKYFDNPTEFRPERFQDNTSSNKFSYLPFGDGPRACIGARLGLMQSLAGLAAILSRFSVRPAPSTIRHPPVNPASGIVQSIQGGLPLLFIERKQHS; this is encoded by the exons ATGATAGGTTTAACTTTGTGTATTGTTGCCATTTTCTTTCTATATTTATACGGAAAGAGAAACCACAAGTATTGGGAATTGAAAGGAGTAAAACACGATCAACCCTTACCGTTTTTTGGAAACAATGCGAGGAATTATTTTATGCGAAAAAGTGTAACCGAATTATTTACTGAATTATActtgaaatattcaaatgaaaaagtTGTAGGATTTTATCGCGCGTCCCGCGCTGAATTAATCATCAAAGATCCCGAAATGGTCAAGCGAATACTAATAACGGACTTTAGTCATTTTTATCCACGTGGCTTAAATCAACACAAAAAGGAAATAGAGCCTATGTTGAGAAATCTTTTTTTTGCGGACGGAGATATATGGAAGTTATTGCGACAGCGAATGACACCCGCGTTTTCGAGTGGTAAGTTAAAGGCTATGTTCCCTTTGATCGTGGAACGCGCTGAGAAACTCCAAGCGCGAGCACTTGCTGCTGCCGCCGCTGGAAAAGCTATCGATGCGCGCGATCTCATGGCTCGTTATACTACCGACTTTATTGGCGCCTGTGGCTTCGGACTCGATTCCGATTCTCTTCAAGACGAGAATTCCGCTTTTAGAAGACTAGGAGCTACTATATTCAAAATAGGCCCGAAGGAAATTTTCATAATTGCATTAAAACAGCTTTTTCCGAACATGTTTAAAAAGTTGAAGTCGTTGAGTCGGGTCGAAAAACAAATACTTCAATTAGTTGATGCAGTTCAAAGACAAAGGAACTATAAACCATCTGGCAGAAACGATTTCATAGATCTTCTACTCGAGAGTAAAATGAAAGGCACAATCGTAGGGGATTCTATCGAGAGAATAAAACCAGATGGAAAGCCGGAAGTTGCGACTTTGGAGTTGGATGACGAGCTAATAGCAGCTCAGGTATTTGTATTTTTCGCGGCAGGCTTTGAGACTTCCTCATCTGCGACTAGTATTACTCTACACGAACTTGCTTATAATCCAGAAGTACAAGAAAAGGTTCACGAAGAAATAGATAGAGTTTTAGAGAAGTACGATAATAAGCTCAGCTATGACGCCATTAAGGAGATGTCCTATTTGGAGTCGACATTCAAAGAAGGAATGAGAATTTTTCCATCATTGGGTTTCTTGATAAGAGAATGTGCCCGCAAGTATACCTTTGAAGATATTAACCTGACAATTGATAAAGGAGTGAGAGTGATAGTGCCGCTTCAAGCGATGCACAACGATCCCAAATATTTCGATAATCCAACTGAATTCCGACCGGAAAGATTCCAAGATAACACTTCATCTAATAAATTCTCATATTTACCATTTGGTGACGGACCACGTGCTtgtatag GTGCGCGTTTGGGACTAATGCAATCGCTAGCGGGTCTGGCGGCCATATTGTCGCGTTTCAGCGTTCGCCCCGCGCCCAGTACGATTCGTCATCCGCCCGTTAATCCTGCTTCGGGTATTGTGCAAAGCATACAGGGTGGTCTACCATTGCTCTTTATTGAAAGAAAACAGCACAGCTGA